Proteins from a genomic interval of Archangium lipolyticum:
- a CDS encoding DUF2381 family protein: MLATLLRMALVLVTLVASAAGARPGPVAARVLKARQVVLREGPGESGEVRVHPDYLTTLAFEADVAPGIVEVEDPERIRVLGAQGRVVVLEPVRELAEGERVPLRVSFTRGSTVTRAVLMLVPHPSEVDTEVRVALSEKLARVVGPAEPGEPSTLMQQLLAGVWVLGERIDGRMLHASIFPLGIKAGSPWMYQLGMQRVVAIPVSNRAGEPPWEPRVVWLTSPVLGPKPVALSARMRVPRLMPGVREWVFVEWPLKTEAFHLEIRERESGRGFQVEWGGPP, from the coding sequence GTGCTCGCTACGCTTCTCCGGATGGCGCTGGTGCTGGTGACGCTCGTGGCGTCAGCGGCGGGAGCGCGGCCCGGGCCGGTGGCGGCGCGGGTGCTGAAGGCACGACAGGTGGTGCTGCGCGAGGGGCCCGGCGAGTCGGGGGAGGTGCGCGTCCATCCGGACTACCTCACCACGCTGGCCTTCGAGGCGGACGTGGCGCCTGGCATCGTGGAGGTGGAAGACCCCGAGCGCATTCGCGTGCTGGGCGCGCAGGGGCGGGTGGTGGTGCTCGAGCCCGTGCGGGAGCTGGCCGAGGGGGAGCGGGTGCCGCTGCGGGTGAGCTTCACGCGGGGCAGCACGGTGACACGGGCCGTGCTGATGCTCGTGCCGCACCCGTCCGAGGTGGACACGGAGGTGCGGGTGGCGCTCTCGGAGAAGCTCGCGCGGGTGGTGGGTCCGGCGGAGCCGGGTGAGCCGTCGACACTGATGCAGCAGTTGTTGGCGGGTGTGTGGGTTCTGGGAGAGCGGATCGACGGGCGCATGCTCCACGCCAGCATCTTCCCTCTGGGCATCAAGGCGGGATCGCCCTGGATGTACCAACTGGGAATGCAACGGGTTGTCGCTATTCCCGTGAGCAATCGGGCGGGAGAGCCACCGTGGGAACCGCGAGTGGTGTGGTTGACCAGTCCGGTGCTCGGCCCGAAGCCGGTGGCCCTGTCCGCGCGAATGCGCGTTCCCCGGCTCATGCCGGGAGTGCGCGAGTGGGTATTCGTGGAGTGGCCATTGAAAACGGAGGCATTTCATTTGGAGATACGGGAGCGGGAATCAGGGCGGGGCTTCCAGGTGGAATGGGGAGGGCCCCCATGA
- a CDS encoding ABC transporter ATP-binding protein: protein MNEAQVKVLGARQEFPPLLAVNDVKVSYGAIQALRGVTLTVGKGEVVALIGANGAGKTSTLRAVSGMLKPVGGRISLEGHDITGAKAHQLVPRGMAHAPEGRGVFPNLTVLENLELGAYLRNDAEGIAADMEKSYALFPRLKDRRKQLAGTLSGGEQQMLAIARALLSRPKLLLLDEPSLGLAPQVTETIFRNLRDVNAAGVSILLVEQNAHLALNFAHYGYVLETGEVVMAGAGKALLDSPEIRKAYLGE from the coding sequence GTGAACGAGGCTCAGGTGAAGGTGCTGGGTGCGCGCCAGGAGTTCCCGCCGCTGCTGGCGGTGAACGACGTGAAGGTGTCGTACGGGGCCATCCAGGCGCTCCGGGGCGTGACGCTGACGGTGGGCAAGGGCGAGGTGGTGGCGCTCATCGGGGCCAACGGAGCGGGGAAGACGAGCACGCTGCGCGCGGTGAGCGGGATGCTCAAGCCGGTGGGCGGGCGCATCTCGCTCGAGGGTCACGACATCACGGGGGCGAAGGCGCACCAGCTGGTGCCTCGGGGCATGGCGCACGCGCCCGAGGGCCGGGGTGTGTTCCCCAACCTCACGGTGCTGGAGAACCTGGAGCTGGGTGCGTACCTGCGCAACGACGCGGAGGGAATCGCGGCGGACATGGAGAAGAGCTACGCGCTCTTCCCTCGGCTGAAGGACCGGCGCAAGCAGCTGGCGGGGACGCTGTCGGGAGGAGAGCAGCAGATGCTGGCGATCGCCCGCGCGCTGCTGAGCCGGCCGAAGCTGCTGTTGCTGGACGAGCCCTCGCTGGGACTGGCGCCGCAGGTGACGGAGACGATCTTCCGCAACCTGAGGGACGTGAACGCGGCGGGGGTGAGCATCCTGCTGGTGGAGCAGAACGCGCACCTGGCGCTGAACTTCGCCCATTACGGCTACGTGCTGGAGACGGGCGAGGTGGTGATGGCGGGAGCGGGCAAGGCGCTGCTGGACAGCCCGGAGATCCGCAAGGCCTACCTCGGCGAGTAA